Proteins from one Hymenobacter gelipurpurascens genomic window:
- a CDS encoding toxin-antitoxin system YwqK family antitoxin gives MRLLGSPFPLLLGLLLLAGACSRKTVSFNSKPEPTGLAVATDTLSTTRDTTQAPSLVAKRVSLTKEQERAAKEKEKAAQRKPKKKKNIFLGEQIKKGYVKSGGKGKNQRIETFYYLRTFQQPNPYAPARYVYDPKKRRILKANGEIDGNQFRVLHGPYKKMEGGKVVETGYYAIGTKHLRWETFTRDNILLNKQHFEMGFPRDANVTYYDAGQKQVKEVIPFVNGKLEGDYVRYNENGQLEWDGQFENGKRVGSWNRYWGFRNARNRLRYEYQYGETGYDPEVTEPLLVKEYNRNGVLIYEKDKLDKRGEPDTARPGLKK, from the coding sequence ATGCGTCTGTTAGGTTCCCCGTTTCCTTTACTCCTAGGCCTGTTGCTGCTGGCAGGTGCCTGCTCCCGCAAAACGGTTTCGTTCAATAGCAAGCCCGAGCCGACTGGCCTAGCCGTTGCGACAGATACTCTTTCCACAACTCGCGACACTACGCAGGCGCCTTCGTTGGTAGCTAAGCGCGTATCGCTTACCAAGGAGCAGGAACGTGCCGCCAAGGAAAAGGAAAAAGCCGCGCAGCGCAAGCCCAAGAAAAAGAAAAACATCTTTTTGGGCGAGCAAATCAAGAAAGGCTATGTGAAGTCGGGGGGTAAAGGCAAAAACCAGAGAATCGAGACGTTCTATTACCTGCGTACATTCCAGCAGCCTAATCCCTACGCCCCAGCCCGGTACGTCTACGACCCCAAAAAGCGCCGGATTCTGAAGGCCAACGGAGAGATTGACGGCAACCAGTTCCGGGTGCTGCACGGGCCATACAAGAAAATGGAAGGGGGCAAAGTAGTCGAAACCGGCTACTACGCTATCGGCACCAAGCACCTGCGCTGGGAAACCTTCACCCGCGACAATATCCTGCTCAATAAGCAGCACTTTGAGATGGGTTTCCCGCGCGACGCTAACGTAACGTACTACGACGCGGGCCAGAAGCAAGTGAAGGAGGTGATACCCTTCGTCAATGGCAAGCTGGAAGGCGATTATGTGCGCTACAATGAGAATGGCCAGTTGGAGTGGGACGGCCAGTTTGAGAACGGCAAGCGCGTCGGGAGCTGGAACCGCTACTGGGGCTTTCGCAACGCCCGCAACCGCCTGCGCTACGAGTACCAGTACGGCGAAACTGGCTACGACCCCGAAGTAACAGAACCCTTGCTGGTGAAAGAGTACAACCGCAATGGGGTTCTGATCTATGAGAAAGATAAGCTGGACAAACGAGGCGAGCCCGATACGGCTAGGCCAGGGTTGAAGAAGTAG
- a CDS encoding YraN family protein — protein MQPSAHALGQAGEDAALAYLLEQGYELVHRNYRHGRAEVDLIVRLGQQLLVFVEVKTRSSTRYGYPEEFVTPRKQELFRRAAEQLQEDLDWTGDIRFDILALTHTASGLQVEHFEDAFY, from the coding sequence ATGCAACCTTCTGCCCATGCGCTAGGCCAGGCCGGCGAAGATGCCGCCCTAGCCTACTTGCTCGAGCAAGGCTACGAGTTAGTGCATCGTAACTACCGCCATGGCCGCGCCGAAGTAGATTTGATTGTGCGCCTAGGCCAGCAACTACTGGTATTCGTCGAGGTCAAGACGCGCTCCTCCACCCGCTATGGCTACCCCGAAGAGTTCGTGACGCCTCGCAAACAGGAGCTGTTTCGGCGGGCAGCGGAGCAGCTGCAGGAGGATCTAGACTGGACCGGAGATATTCGCTTCGATATTCTGGCCCTTACCCACACTGCCAGTGGCCTACAAGTGGAGCACTTTGAAGATGCTTTCTATTGA
- the lipB gene encoding lipoyl(octanoyl) transferase LipB, translated as MDFISACVTPSTPVAAPQVAPIVPGQNRQIVVRRLGLVEYVPTWNLQEQLLADTLAIKASNRQAQEASEAPAQTPNYLLLCEHPHVYTLGKSGKPEHLLLDESGLAEHAATFHRINRGGDITYHGPGQLVGYPILDLDNFFTDIHRYLRVLEEAVILTLAEYGLQAGRIAGLTGVWLDFAEGAANPRKICALGVKCSRWVTMHGFALNVNTDLAYFGHIVPCGITDKAVTSLQQELGHSVPVTEVQERLLVHLAGLLGADLSS; from the coding sequence ATGGATTTTATTTCGGCTTGCGTAACGCCTTCTACTCCGGTAGCCGCTCCGCAGGTGGCGCCTATAGTACCCGGGCAAAACCGACAGATTGTGGTGCGCCGGCTAGGCCTGGTAGAGTATGTGCCAACCTGGAATCTGCAGGAACAGTTGCTAGCCGATACGCTGGCCATTAAGGCCAGCAACCGCCAGGCCCAGGAAGCCAGTGAAGCGCCAGCCCAAACCCCCAACTACTTGCTGCTGTGCGAGCACCCGCACGTGTACACGCTTGGCAAGAGTGGTAAGCCCGAGCATTTGCTGCTCGATGAGAGTGGCCTAGCAGAGCACGCCGCTACCTTTCACCGCATCAATCGAGGCGGCGACATCACCTACCACGGTCCCGGCCAGCTCGTAGGCTACCCTATTCTCGACCTCGACAATTTCTTTACCGACATTCACCGCTACCTGCGCGTGCTGGAGGAAGCCGTTATCCTGACGCTGGCCGAGTATGGCCTACAGGCCGGCCGTATTGCAGGCCTTACCGGCGTCTGGCTTGATTTTGCAGAAGGCGCCGCCAACCCCCGAAAAATCTGCGCTTTGGGCGTGAAGTGCAGCCGCTGGGTAACCATGCACGGCTTCGCCCTGAACGTTAATACTGACCTGGCCTACTTCGGGCATATCGTGCCTTGTGGCATTACCGATAAAGCCGTTACCTCGCTTCAACAGGAGCTAGGCCACTCTGTGCCGGTAACAGAAGTACAGGAGCGGCTCTTGGTGCATCTGGCCGGGTTATTGGGTGCCGACCTCAGCTCCTGA
- a CDS encoding MraY family glycosyltransferase, with product MSHLGIQLGLSSLWAFLVSMFAVPSIIYIAHLKNMLDTPNVRTVHESLTPRLGGVAVFAGFMSALTIFADLGHGIQQLLAGCIVLFFVGLKDDLVSISVAKKFIGQLLATGIVMIMADVRITSFQGILGVQELPVGISYAFTFLVIVGITNAINLIDGLDGLAGTIVLIIVSTFGYYFYAYGGPNYQNYAFVSVCVIGGMLGFLRYNFHKASIFMGDTGSLLCGFIVSILTIQFIEMGLTVGQPFASASPSVAAGILFVPLFDTLRVFTVRMLAGRSPFAPDKNHVHHRILAMGFQQISTVMLLGLLNMVVILFVINFAYLGNTLLIVGLVVFSVLLSFLLGVYQSRSARQRVAS from the coding sequence ATGAGTCACCTTGGAATTCAGTTGGGCCTGTCCTCTCTCTGGGCATTTCTGGTATCGATGTTTGCGGTGCCATCTATCATCTACATCGCCCACCTGAAAAACATGCTCGATACGCCCAATGTGCGCACCGTGCATGAATCCCTGACGCCCCGGCTCGGTGGTGTAGCGGTGTTTGCGGGCTTCATGTCGGCACTCACCATCTTCGCCGATTTAGGCCATGGTATTCAGCAACTGCTGGCTGGCTGCATCGTGTTGTTCTTCGTCGGCCTGAAGGATGACCTAGTGAGTATATCCGTTGCCAAGAAGTTCATCGGCCAGTTACTCGCCACCGGCATCGTCATGATTATGGCCGATGTGCGCATCACTAGTTTCCAGGGAATTCTGGGGGTACAGGAGCTGCCCGTCGGCATCAGCTATGCCTTTACGTTCCTGGTTATCGTGGGTATAACCAACGCCATCAACCTGATTGATGGCCTAGATGGCCTGGCGGGTACCATTGTACTCATTATTGTCAGCACCTTCGGCTATTACTTCTACGCCTACGGCGGACCCAATTACCAGAACTACGCATTCGTATCCGTTTGCGTAATTGGAGGTATGCTGGGTTTTCTTCGATATAACTTCCACAAAGCCAGTATCTTCATGGGCGATACTGGCTCCTTGCTGTGTGGCTTTATCGTTTCTATCCTCACGATTCAGTTTATCGAGATGGGCCTGACAGTAGGCCAGCCATTCGCTTCAGCATCTCCTTCGGTAGCGGCAGGAATTCTATTCGTTCCTCTCTTTGATACGCTGCGCGTGTTTACAGTACGTATGCTGGCGGGCCGCTCGCCTTTTGCCCCCGACAAAAACCACGTACACCACCGGATTCTGGCCATGGGCTTTCAGCAGATCAGTACGGTTATGCTGCTAGGCCTGCTTAATATGGTTGTGATTCTTTTTGTTATCAACTTCGCTTACCTCGGCAATACACTGCTGATTGTTGGGCTGGTAGTATTTTCTGTGCTGTTGAGCTTTCTGCTAGGCGTTTACCAAAGCCGTAGTGCCCGCCAGCGGGTAGCTTCGTAG
- a CDS encoding DUF4271 domain-containing protein has translation MSRIRLLVLWLGLLLAACNTARAAEYKPLPPSPRGGLTQDWLIHDEAGNRLILYLPDYHAPAHAYYQWLTIRPSKALPISFTARQGLSLFLDNRLVFTARHPATYTVDLAKLLPAGAPIGVHLLCVWEPEASPNLASFANATSTAIAPKGKEVSRPLVAQPRPRGHQGQTVFLCFLLLIGLAYGGIRATYQPGFARIYQVEGLWGKAAAEQDFLTKPTITWLNLGLVLLFSFSFALLLVAIHTNIQSIVILRRLFDVPESAIVVRVLLYTALIAVFIIGKYLFLELMGYIFDVAELVMVQYREFVRTILFMGLFLPLVMFLYLGLNQRLPETVLWVSNGVVSLLLIGTVLRVARTLSQKASLLNLHLFSYLCATEVIPLVILLKLIVFTY, from the coding sequence GTGTCTCGCATTCGTCTTCTTGTGTTGTGGCTTGGGTTGCTTTTGGCCGCCTGCAATACGGCACGTGCAGCCGAATACAAGCCGCTGCCGCCATCTCCCCGGGGTGGCCTCACGCAGGATTGGCTTATTCATGATGAAGCAGGAAACCGACTGATTCTGTACCTGCCAGATTATCATGCCCCCGCCCATGCCTACTATCAGTGGCTAACTATCCGGCCTAGCAAGGCACTGCCCATAAGTTTCACAGCTCGTCAGGGGCTCAGCTTGTTCCTAGACAATCGGCTGGTTTTCACCGCGCGCCATCCGGCCACCTACACCGTTGATCTTGCGAAGTTGCTGCCCGCTGGCGCTCCTATAGGGGTACATTTGCTGTGCGTTTGGGAACCCGAGGCATCTCCCAATTTAGCATCTTTTGCAAACGCCACTTCAACGGCAATAGCACCAAAAGGCAAAGAAGTATCCCGACCCTTGGTCGCTCAGCCGCGCCCTCGCGGCCATCAGGGCCAAACTGTATTCCTGTGCTTCCTGCTGCTGATCGGACTGGCCTACGGCGGAATCCGGGCTACGTATCAGCCGGGCTTTGCCAGAATCTACCAGGTAGAAGGGCTGTGGGGAAAAGCTGCGGCCGAGCAGGATTTTCTGACCAAACCCACTATTACTTGGCTTAATCTAGGGCTGGTTTTGCTCTTCTCCTTCTCCTTTGCCTTACTGTTGGTTGCCATTCATACCAACATCCAAAGCATCGTGATTCTGCGGCGGCTATTTGATGTTCCAGAGTCGGCAATTGTCGTCCGGGTACTGCTTTACACTGCCCTTATAGCCGTATTTATAATTGGTAAATACCTTTTCCTGGAGCTGATGGGCTACATCTTCGATGTAGCGGAACTAGTGATGGTCCAGTACCGGGAATTCGTGCGCACCATTCTGTTTATGGGCCTATTCCTGCCCTTGGTTATGTTTCTATACTTAGGGCTGAATCAGCGTCTCCCCGAAACAGTGCTATGGGTATCCAACGGGGTGGTTTCCTTGCTGTTGATAGGTACTGTGTTACGAGTAGCCCGAACCTTGAGTCAGAAAGCGTCGCTGCTAAATCTACATTTGTTTTCGTACCTTTGCGCCACAGAAGTAATACCTCTGGTAATTCTGCTGAAGCTGATTGTTTTTACCTACTGA
- a CDS encoding uroporphyrinogen-III synthase — MAESNDKPGTGRHAKRISTILVTQPKPTNDVSPYFAIAEKYGIKVDFREFIEVQPVSYKDFRKEKVNIADHTAIIFTSRNAVDHFFRICQEAKIEMPAEMKYFCISEQTANYLQKYIVLRKRKLFVGQRTAADLFDVIKKHKGEKFLYPCSDIRKDDIPEFMRANGFKFTEAVIYRTVASDLSDLSDVKYDCIAFFSPSGISSLFINFPDFEQNGTRIAAFGPTTAKAVTEAGLELDIEAPQPNAPSMTGAIEAYIRLHHGTDNSKEKNKSGKQSA, encoded by the coding sequence ATGGCCGAGAGCAACGACAAACCGGGAACGGGCCGTCATGCCAAGCGTATCTCCACTATCCTTGTCACCCAGCCCAAGCCCACGAACGACGTGTCTCCTTACTTTGCTATTGCTGAGAAGTACGGTATTAAGGTAGACTTTCGTGAGTTTATTGAGGTGCAGCCTGTTTCCTATAAGGATTTTCGCAAGGAGAAGGTGAACATCGCCGATCATACGGCCATTATTTTCACGAGCCGGAATGCAGTTGACCATTTCTTTCGCATTTGCCAAGAGGCGAAGATCGAAATGCCTGCCGAAATGAAATACTTCTGTATCTCTGAGCAAACGGCCAATTATCTGCAGAAGTATATTGTACTGCGTAAGCGTAAGCTATTCGTAGGCCAGCGCACCGCCGCCGATCTGTTTGATGTTATTAAAAAGCATAAGGGCGAAAAGTTCTTATACCCCTGCTCCGATATTCGCAAAGACGATATTCCTGAGTTTATGCGGGCCAACGGCTTCAAGTTTACGGAAGCCGTAATCTATCGCACGGTTGCTAGTGACCTCTCCGATTTGTCGGATGTAAAATACGACTGCATCGCCTTCTTCAGTCCTTCAGGCATCAGCTCCCTGTTCATCAACTTCCCTGATTTTGAACAGAATGGCACCCGTATTGCGGCGTTCGGTCCTACAACTGCTAAGGCAGTAACAGAAGCTGGCCTAGAGTTGGATATTGAAGCACCACAGCCAAATGCGCCTTCCATGACGGGAGCTATTGAGGCTTATATTCGTTTGCATCACGGCACTGATAATAGCAAGGAAAAGAATAAAAGCGGCAAGCAAAGCGCCTGA
- a CDS encoding PorP/SprF family type IX secretion system membrane protein has translation MKRIIFSACFLFAVAGTAVAQQQPQFSHYGFNGMYLNPAYAGIKGQGEITAIGRSQYYGYNATFDNGGSLQTASLTASIPVAAIGGGLGIGIYRDKVAQLATTNAQLSYSKHIKIGEGRLGLGVQAIFNNIYQGTYRFVDEGDVKIPREGSDQKFDAGAGVWYESEKLYAGLSVNNLFRSGYKFNSEVVGGKTAEYINENHAYLTAGYNIEASSSVVVTPTVLMKMVMPGKFGDNNKFSFKNNSYEAGVRATFDDRFWGGIGYRYDESFTGMAGLSFAKDNAIRVGLAYDLVAFNQDARALSSFELLLSYRLPKPGLLTRPAIRTPRYSF, from the coding sequence ATGAAGAGAATTATATTTTCTGCTTGCTTCCTGTTTGCTGTAGCAGGTACTGCTGTGGCTCAGCAGCAACCTCAGTTCAGCCATTACGGCTTCAATGGCATGTATCTTAATCCTGCTTATGCCGGGATCAAAGGCCAAGGGGAGATAACTGCTATCGGCCGTTCACAATATTATGGTTACAATGCCACCTTTGATAACGGTGGTTCGCTTCAGACCGCTTCTTTAACGGCATCAATCCCAGTAGCTGCTATTGGCGGAGGGCTTGGTATTGGAATCTATCGCGACAAGGTAGCGCAGTTAGCTACCACCAATGCTCAGCTTTCTTATTCTAAGCATATCAAAATAGGCGAAGGACGATTAGGGTTGGGTGTTCAGGCGATTTTCAACAATATATATCAAGGCACCTATCGGTTTGTTGACGAAGGGGATGTCAAAATCCCTAGAGAAGGATCTGACCAGAAATTTGACGCGGGTGCAGGCGTTTGGTATGAGTCTGAAAAGCTTTACGCAGGCCTAAGCGTTAATAACCTGTTTCGTTCCGGATATAAGTTTAATAGCGAAGTAGTAGGAGGTAAGACCGCTGAGTATATCAACGAGAACCATGCCTACCTCACAGCCGGCTATAATATTGAGGCCTCCTCTTCCGTTGTTGTCACACCAACTGTGTTGATGAAAATGGTGATGCCAGGTAAATTTGGTGACAACAACAAATTCAGCTTCAAAAACAACTCGTATGAAGCTGGCGTACGCGCCACTTTCGATGATCGGTTCTGGGGAGGGATAGGATATAGGTACGATGAATCGTTTACTGGCATGGCTGGCCTGAGTTTTGCTAAGGATAACGCAATCAGGGTGGGATTAGCCTACGACCTAGTTGCATTTAATCAAGATGCGCGGGCCTTGAGCTCTTTTGAGCTTTTACTCTCCTACCGTCTCCCCAAACCAGGACTGCTTACGCGTCCTGCTATCCGCACCCCGCGATACAGCTTCTAG
- the porK gene encoding T9SS ring complex lipoprotein PorK/GldK, with product MNKFLILPLVAFSTLLLGGCGFGKGPQGDLVGAEDRPEFNPQEVPFGMVPCPGGTFHMGQTDQDISASMVNMNKQVTIAGFYMDETEITNNEYRQFMNAIRQDSIDVLGEEYVMTELYPDTTVWVRDFTYHMGDPLMEYYYTHPAFDDYPVVGVDWFAAKYFCNWRTKNKNAANEEAGVAPTPNFRLPSEAEWEYAARGGRDLATYPWGGPYLRNSKGCMLANFKPGRGDYASDGYAYTSPVGAFFPNDFGLYDMSGNVAEWCDDAYMEASVPVVWDMNPTNPDDNEPRKVVRGGSWKDIAYFLETGTRNFEYQDSARSYIGFRTAMIQIGMGTNGNLQ from the coding sequence ATGAACAAGTTTCTCATTTTGCCTCTCGTTGCGTTTTCAACGCTCTTGCTGGGAGGCTGTGGTTTTGGCAAAGGACCGCAAGGCGACCTGGTCGGGGCAGAGGATCGTCCCGAGTTCAACCCACAAGAGGTGCCTTTTGGTATGGTGCCTTGTCCAGGCGGTACATTCCATATGGGCCAAACCGACCAAGATATTTCGGCCTCTATGGTCAACATGAACAAGCAGGTGACCATTGCCGGCTTTTACATGGATGAGACCGAGATTACCAATAATGAATATCGTCAATTCATGAATGCTATTCGTCAGGACTCTATCGATGTACTGGGCGAAGAATATGTGATGACGGAACTCTACCCAGATACCACGGTATGGGTACGTGACTTCACCTATCACATGGGTGACCCTCTGATGGAGTATTATTATACCCATCCTGCTTTCGACGATTATCCAGTAGTAGGTGTTGATTGGTTTGCTGCAAAATATTTCTGCAACTGGCGCACCAAAAACAAGAACGCAGCCAACGAAGAAGCTGGTGTAGCTCCTACCCCGAACTTCCGTCTGCCTTCCGAAGCTGAATGGGAATATGCTGCTCGTGGTGGCCGCGATTTGGCTACGTATCCATGGGGCGGCCCTTATCTGCGCAACTCCAAGGGCTGTATGTTGGCTAACTTCAAGCCTGGTCGTGGTGATTATGCCTCTGATGGATATGCATACACTTCGCCTGTTGGAGCATTCTTCCCTAACGATTTTGGCTTGTACGACATGTCTGGCAACGTAGCAGAATGGTGCGATGATGCTTATATGGAGGCATCTGTTCCAGTCGTTTGGGATATGAACCCTACCAACCCGGATGATAATGAGCCCCGGAAAGTAGTACGTGGAGGATCTTGGAAGGACATTGCTTATTTCCTTGAGACCGGCACGCGCAACTTTGAATACCAGGACTCTGCCCGCTCTTACATTGGTTTCCGCACTGCCATGATTCAAATCGGCATGGGAACAAATGGCAACCTGCAATAA
- the porL gene encoding type IX secretion system motor protein PorL/GldL produces MAAKGGNFMYDVVMPKVYGIGAAVVIIGALFKILHWKGADVMLMVGLGTEALIFFLSAFQPNPKDVDWSLVYPELSEGYDPSTNSNKFVEQSTGTGLTRKLDDMLKDANVTPEAINSLGQGLNRLSTTTQQLSQLGDATNATDEYTTKVRSAAQSLERINEAYGKTAQAMTAMADATSDAKEYHLQVQNVTKNLGALNAVYEMELQDANTHLKSMNKFYGTLSQAMENLTEAGKETEQFKQEVTSLTTNLSSLNRVYGNMLNAMRATS; encoded by the coding sequence ATGGCAGCAAAAGGCGGTAACTTCATGTATGACGTGGTTATGCCCAAGGTGTATGGCATCGGGGCCGCAGTCGTAATTATCGGAGCATTGTTCAAGATTCTGCACTGGAAAGGTGCTGACGTAATGCTTATGGTAGGACTAGGTACCGAAGCACTTATCTTCTTCTTGAGCGCATTCCAACCTAATCCCAAAGACGTTGATTGGTCTTTGGTTTATCCTGAGCTAAGCGAAGGTTACGATCCTTCTACCAATAGCAACAAATTTGTTGAGCAGAGTACCGGCACTGGCCTGACGCGCAAGCTGGACGATATGCTGAAAGATGCTAACGTAACTCCAGAGGCCATCAACTCGCTAGGCCAGGGTCTGAACCGTTTGAGCACTACTACGCAGCAGCTTTCGCAACTTGGCGATGCTACCAACGCTACGGATGAGTACACGACTAAAGTTCGCTCAGCCGCTCAATCTTTGGAGCGTATCAACGAAGCTTACGGCAAAACTGCTCAGGCAATGACTGCCATGGCTGATGCTACTTCTGATGCCAAAGAATATCATCTGCAGGTACAGAACGTGACCAAAAACTTGGGCGCTCTGAATGCAGTGTATGAGATGGAATTGCAGGATGCTAACACGCACCTGAAGTCCATGAACAAATTCTACGGTACCCTGTCGCAGGCTATGGAAAACCTGACCGAGGCCGGTAAAGAGACAGAGCAGTTCAAGCAGGAAGTAACCAGCCTGACGACCAACCTCAGCTCACTCAACCGTGTTTACGGTAACATGCTGAATGCAATGCGTGCTACTAGCTAA
- the porM gene encoding type IX secretion system motor protein PorM/GldM, which produces MAGGKETPRQKMIGMMYLVLTALLALQVNSAILLKFKFLDESLGSINDKVSNANEGAVKGIKAQVEKNRNQARDLAVLKQSEEIRDRTKQTLSYLDEVRSKLLTATENKGKNEFKNMSAEDKVAITMLGGSRNGEAYKMKDELNKYSAYIKQFVPNAGLLALDAREDNMVTDPDQKSKNFAELNFENTPVVAALAVLSQKEAEVLKYESDALAAQAAKVGGSVIVFDKIGAFASAESNTVAAGTKYKAELFLTASASGLNPSMTLNGSPLAVGPDGKAKVEFTARPGAFDAGGNAKASWTGTIRFKQNGRDTTFKVTVPYTVTKPVMQVQSASVQALYFKCGNKLSVQVPALGAQYDPSFSASGASTIKGSAKGEVTLVPNAREVTLSVSSGGNAIGSQTFQVRPIPKPEIKCIVGGREANEKQGTPIIAVRNLQLRAVADAGFATFLPDDARFRVTRYEVTLVRGPRPVMQTIQVNGPAIDLSSVVNTARAGDRLYIEVKEVQRRNFQDNTEQVNVSKQFNIPLL; this is translated from the coding sequence ATGGCGGGAGGTAAAGAGACTCCACGGCAGAAGATGATCGGGATGATGTACTTGGTACTCACCGCTCTTCTGGCCCTTCAAGTAAACTCAGCAATTCTGCTAAAGTTCAAGTTCCTTGACGAAAGCCTCGGTTCCATTAACGATAAAGTATCGAATGCGAACGAAGGTGCGGTAAAAGGAATCAAGGCTCAGGTTGAGAAGAACCGTAACCAAGCACGGGACCTTGCTGTATTAAAGCAAAGCGAAGAAATTCGGGACCGTACCAAGCAAACTCTGTCTTACCTTGATGAAGTGCGCAGCAAGTTGCTGACTGCTACTGAAAACAAAGGCAAGAATGAGTTCAAGAACATGAGCGCCGAGGATAAGGTAGCCATCACTATGTTGGGTGGTAGCCGTAACGGGGAGGCGTATAAAATGAAAGATGAGCTGAACAAGTATTCAGCTTATATCAAGCAGTTTGTTCCTAATGCTGGTTTGTTGGCACTTGATGCCCGCGAAGACAACATGGTGACAGACCCTGATCAGAAAAGCAAGAACTTTGCTGAACTGAACTTTGAGAACACGCCGGTAGTAGCAGCTTTGGCTGTGCTTTCACAAAAGGAAGCCGAAGTACTCAAGTACGAATCCGATGCTCTGGCTGCGCAGGCAGCTAAAGTTGGAGGTAGTGTTATTGTATTCGATAAGATTGGCGCTTTCGCCAGTGCTGAGTCAAATACCGTTGCCGCTGGTACTAAGTACAAAGCTGAGCTATTCTTGACCGCTTCTGCATCTGGTCTAAATCCTTCTATGACGCTCAACGGTTCTCCGTTGGCAGTGGGCCCAGATGGCAAAGCTAAAGTAGAGTTTACTGCTCGTCCTGGTGCATTCGATGCCGGTGGAAACGCCAAAGCTTCTTGGACTGGCACTATCCGTTTCAAGCAAAATGGCCGCGATACTACTTTCAAAGTAACGGTTCCTTATACTGTTACTAAGCCAGTAATGCAGGTACAGTCTGCTTCTGTACAGGCACTTTACTTTAAGTGCGGTAACAAGCTTAGCGTGCAGGTGCCTGCTCTAGGCGCACAGTATGATCCTAGCTTCTCTGCTTCAGGTGCTTCTACTATTAAAGGTTCTGCAAAAGGAGAAGTAACTCTAGTTCCAAATGCTAGAGAGGTAACCCTGAGCGTTAGCAGCGGCGGTAACGCTATTGGCTCGCAAACTTTCCAGGTGCGTCCAATTCCTAAGCCTGAGATTAAGTGCATCGTTGGTGGCCGCGAGGCTAACGAAAAACAAGGTACTCCAATCATTGCTGTCCGCAACTTGCAGTTGCGTGCTGTAGCTGATGCTGGCTTTGCTACCTTCCTGCCTGATGATGCTCGTTTCCGTGTAACCCGCTACGAGGTTACGCTGGTTCGTGGTCCTCGTCCAGTAATGCAGACCATTCAGGTTAATGGCCCTGCAATTGATTTGAGCAGTGTTGTAAATACTGCCCGTGCCGGTGACCGTCTGTACATTGAGGTGAAGGAAGTGCAGCGCAGAAACTTCCAGGATAATACGGAGCAGGTTAATGTTTCTAAGCAGTTCAATATTCCACTGCTATAA
- the porN gene encoding type IX secretion system ring subunit PorN/GldN — MNKFLSFAALTAGLMLSVAASAQEQATTASSNGSYRPIPNSDIMFRKTIWRAIDLREKQNKPMFAEGKEISRVIIDAVKRGELQAYRNDSLTSTFSAKELSSNMSYAEASAGLSDEERAAGFTEESADDSWDKPAASTRKPKLDANGKPMRDRRGNIIYQTVAAAPAAPAVPSSYEYRPKDLYQMEMKEDMIFDKKRSRMYHDIKTITMLVPSTLAANVSGIEKTIGTFKYSDLVKVFRNNPDKAIWFNPQNDAQHKNLADAFELWLFNSYIVKVSNPDDSRLDAIYGSQQQGILASQQAAADLIEYEYNLWSF, encoded by the coding sequence ATGAACAAATTCCTCTCCTTCGCCGCTCTGACGGCCGGCTTGATGCTGTCGGTGGCAGCCTCGGCTCAGGAACAAGCTACCACCGCTAGCAGCAATGGCTCGTACCGCCCGATTCCTAATTCGGACATCATGTTCCGGAAGACGATCTGGCGCGCTATTGACCTACGCGAGAAGCAAAACAAACCGATGTTCGCTGAAGGCAAAGAGATTAGCCGCGTTATCATTGACGCTGTAAAGCGTGGTGAACTACAGGCTTATCGCAATGACTCTCTGACTTCTACATTTTCAGCGAAAGAACTTTCGTCGAACATGTCATATGCCGAAGCCAGTGCGGGCCTCAGCGATGAAGAAAGAGCAGCCGGCTTCACCGAGGAAAGCGCTGACGATAGTTGGGATAAACCTGCTGCATCTACCAGGAAGCCAAAGCTTGATGCTAATGGTAAGCCGATGAGAGACCGTAGAGGGAATATCATCTACCAAACGGTAGCTGCTGCTCCTGCGGCGCCTGCTGTTCCTTCAAGCTACGAGTATCGCCCCAAGGACCTCTACCAGATGGAAATGAAGGAGGATATGATCTTCGACAAGAAACGGTCGCGGATGTATCACGACATCAAAACCATCACGATGTTGGTGCCTTCAACGTTGGCTGCTAACGTTTCAGGTATTGAAAAAACTATCGGAACGTTCAAATACAGCGATTTGGTGAAGGTGTTCCGGAATAATCCGGATAAGGCTATCTGGTTTAATCCCCAGAACGATGCCCAGCACAAGAACTTAGCTGATGCATTTGAACTGTGGCTTTTCAACTCCTACATCGTAAAGGTGTCGAACCCAGATGACTCCCGCCTCGACGCAATATATGGCAGCCAGCAGCAAGGCATCTTAGCCTCGCAGCAAGCAGCCGCAGATTTGATTGAGTACGAGTACAACCTCTGGAGCTTCTAA